ATGGGTGAGAAGGTCCTGGTCTTAAACGCTTCGTTGATGCCTATCAATATTACTTCCTGGCGGCGGGCGATGAGCCTGATCTACAAAGGGAAGGCGGTAGGAGTTGTCTATAATGGCAAGGTGATCAACGGCCGCTTCCGCCTTCCCGAAGTAATCCGCCTGACCAATTATATATTTGTTCCGTTCACCGACGTTGTCTTTTCCCGAAAGAACATTTATTTGAGGGACAACCACACCTGCCAGTATTGCGGCAAAAAACATGTTACTCTGACGATCGATCATGTAGTGCCCAAAAGCCGGGGAGGGCGTGACGCCTGGGACAACGTGGTGGTTTGCTGTTCGGTCTGCAATAACCGAAAAGGGGACCGCCATTACGAGGAAGTGGGGATGAAACTGAAGACCAAACCTTACCGCCCGTCGTCGACCCTCTATTTACAAATGACCAGGCTGTCAAATTCACCGGCCAGCTGGTTTAGCTATTTTTTCCGTGAGCCGGAGCCTATTCGTAATTTAGCGGCAGGTTGAGACGCTTCTTCATGGCGATATTATATTCGTCGATCCTGGCCTGGGCGTAAGCCGGGCTGATGTAGTGCGATGGGGGGCCGTTGAAGGCATCAATGAAGAAGCCGACGACCATGCCGAGCGCGCCGCCGGTCACAACTTTTGACTCCGCTCCGAAAGCTGCCCCGCCAAGCATGACGGTTAAGCCTGTCCCAATGAAGATGTTGCCGATAAAGCGCATTTTGTTTTTCTGGTCTTCGATCCCCTGTACCCGGTCAAGCTCCCGGG
The Candidatus Margulisiibacteriota bacterium genome window above contains:
- a CDS encoding HNH endonuclease; amino-acid sequence: MGEKVLVLNASLMPINITSWRRAMSLIYKGKAVGVVYNGKVINGRFRLPEVIRLTNYIFVPFTDVVFSRKNIYLRDNHTCQYCGKKHVTLTIDHVVPKSRGGRDAWDNVVVCCSVCNNRKGDRHYEEVGMKLKTKPYRPSSTLYLQMTRLSNSPASWFSYFFREPEPIRNLAAG